The window TGCCGCGGCGGTGTGGCGCAGTGTCGGATCGCTCTCCGGCGTCGGAAGCAGCGACCACCGCCCGCCGATGGATGCGGGCCGCGCCGGAGCCGTCGGACGGGGCATGCTCGTGCCACGGAACATCCGCGCGCGCGGCGCCCGCCGGGCCACCCGATGCGCCTGCGAGCCGCCCGACAGCAGCCCGCGCACGGGGGCGAAGGTGTCGTTGGTCACCCGGCCCGCCCACGCCAGTCGCCAGAGCGCGTCGACGACGGACTGCTCGTTCTCCGCCTGCGCGAGCTCTCGCACCTGCGCGGCGAAGTACGCGCCGCCGGCGGCGAGAACCTCGAGGATGCGGGCGTCGAGCGAATCGGCGGCGACCTCGTCCTCGGGGACGGCCAGAGTCAGGGAAGCGGCGTCGGCGGGATGCAGTGACACCCACCCGTCGCGGCCGGGGAGCGCGCCGTGTCCGGCCCAGACGACCTCTCCCGTGGCCGTCAGCTCGTCGAGCATCGAAGGCGTGTAGTCCCTGACCCGTGAAGGCAGGACGAGAGACTCCCAGGCGCTCGCGGGGATCGGGACACCGGCGAGCTGCTCGATGACGGCGAGGGCGCCGTCGATCCCCTCCAGGGGTCGGGTCACGTGCTGCCAGACCGGGAGGAAACGGGCGAAGGCGTCGGGGGAGACGGGCTCGACGCTGCCCCGGATGGCGGCGAGCGACCGCATCCGCAACCGCCGGAGCACCTCACTGTCGCACCATTCGGTGTCGTCGCTGCGGCGCGCGGCGGACTCGGGCAGGAAGAAGCCGCTCGTGACCCGCCCCGATGACTCCAGGCGCTGAAGCGTGTGCCGTGCGACAGCCACCCCGACACCGAACCGCTCGGCGACCTGGTCGGCGGTGAACGGGCCGTGTGTGCGGGCGTGCCTCGCGACGAGGTCGCCGAGCGGATCCGCCACCGGCTCGAGGAACGCCACGGGCAGTCCCACCGGAAGCGCGGCGCCGAGGGCGTCCCGCAGCCGCCCCGCATCCTCGATCGCGGCGATCCGCTCCGCCCCGGCGATACCGACCCGGATCGCGCGGCGGCCCTCGACCAGTTCCGTCGCGTATCGCGCCGCCTCCTCACCGTCGGTCAGGCGCAGCGCCAGCTCGTCGACGCCGAGAGGTCCGAGCAGACGCAGCAGATCGGCGACGCCCTCGAGCCCGTGGGCTCTGCGCTCGTCGTCGAGTCGCTGCGCCTCCCGTTCGAACTGCGCGATGACGTCGGGATCGAGCAGCTCGCGCATCTCGATCTTGCCGAGCAGCTCGCCCAGCAGCGCCGGGTCGACCGAGAGCGCGGCGGCGCGGCGCTCGGCCAACGGCGAATCGCCCTCGTACATGAACGCGCCGACGTAGCCGAACAGCAGATCGCGCGCGAACGGGGAGGGCTGCGAGGTCGTCGTCTCGACCAGACGGATGCGGCGATCCGCGATCTTGCGTGCGATTCCGGTCAGCGCCGGAAGGTCGTAGACGTCCTGCAGCACCTCGCGCAGGGTCTCGAGGATGATCGGGAAGGTGGGGTGACGGCGTGCGACTTCCAGCAGCTGCGCCGAACGCTGTCGCTGCTGCCAGAGGGGGCTGCGACGGTTGGGATTCGTCCGCGGCATCAGCAGGGCACGGGCGGCGCACTCGCGGAATCGTGACGCGAAGAGCGCGGAGCCCCCGACCTCGTCCGTGACGATCTGCTCGAGCTCGTCGGGGTCGAACACGAAGAGTTCGGCGCCCGGTGGTTCCGCCTCGGCATCCGGGACGCGGGCGATGATCCCGTCATCGCTGGCCACGGCGGACCCCTCGACGCCCAGGCGCTCCCGGATGCGGGCGTTCACCGCCAGCGCCCACGGTGCGTGGACCTGCATGCCGTACGGGGAATGGAGGATGACGCGCCAGTCGCCGACCTCGTCGCGCCCGCGCTCCACCGTGAGCGAGCGATCGGTGGGGACCGAACCGGTCGCCTCGCGCTGCTCTGCGAGGTAGGCGAGCAGGTTGTCCTGCGCGAAGGCGTCCAGCCCGGCCTCGGTCAGGCGTTCCCGGGCGCGGGCGGGCTCGGCGGCCGAGACCTCACGCGAGAAGGCGCCGAGTGCCTCGCCGAGCTCGGCCGGTCTGCCGAGCCCGTCGCCGTGCCAGAACGGGACTTTGCCGGGTTGGCCGAATGCGGGCACCACGTTGACGCGGTCGTGCGTGATCTCGACGATGCGCCAGCTGGTCGTGCCGAGCGTGAACACGTCGTTCACCCGCGACTCGTAGACCATCTCCTCGTCGAGCTCTCCGACGCGGGCGTTCTGGCTCTCACCCGCGACGAACACGCCGAACAGGCCGCGGTCGGGGATCGTGCCGCCGCTGGTCACCGCGATCCGCTGCGCGCCCGGACGGCCCGTGAGCGTGCCGTGATCGCGATCCCACACGAGCCGCGGCCGGAGCTCCGCGAACTCGTCGGACGGGTACCGACCCGCCAGAAGATCGAGCGTCGCCTCGTAGGCGGAGCGGGGCAGCGTGCGAAACGGTGCGCTGCGCCGCACGGTCTCGAACCAGTCCTCGACCTCGATCGCTCCCCGTGCGGCGGCCGCGACGGTCTGCTGGGCGAGGATGTCGAGCGGGTTCTGCGGTACGCGGATCGATTCGATCCGACCCGCCAGCATCCGTTCGGTGACGATCGCGGTGTGCAGCACGTCGCCGCGGTGCTTCGGGAACAGGGCCGCGCGGCTGACCTCGCCGACCTGGTGGCCGGCGCGACCGATGCGCTGCAGTCCCGATGCGGCCGACGGCGGCGCCTCGACCTGGATCACCAGATCGACCGCTCCCATGTCGATGCCGAGCTCCAAGCTGCTCGTGGCGACGACGCAGCGGAGCACGCCCGACTTCAGCTCGTCCTCGACGATGGCGCGCTGCTCTTTGGACACGGAGCCGTGATGCGCCTTGGCGAGCACCGGTTCGGCGCCCGCGGTGGACCCCGCCTGCGCCATCATCGCCGCCGGCACGGCGGGGTCGGGCAGGTCGAGCCCCAGCCGTTCGCTGTAGATCTCGTTCAAACGGCCGGTGAGGCGCTCGGCGAGCCGGCGGGAGTTCGAGAAGACGATCGTCGAGCGGTGCTGGAGGATGCGGTCGACGATCGCCTCTTCGACGTGCGGCCACAGCGAGCCCGTGACCTCGGTGCTCTCGCCCCCGCCCGACGCGAACCAGTCCTCGCCCTCGGCTTCGGCCTGCTGCCCGGGAGGAGGCGGGGGATGCAGCATGTCGTCGACCGGCACCACGACCGTCATGTCGAAGGCCTTTGTGGCGCGCGGGGCGACGATGTCGACGGGCGCCGCACCCCCGAGGAACCGTGCGACCTCGTCGATCGGGCGAACGGTCGCCGACAGGCCGATGCGCTGGGCCGGAGTCTCGAGCAGTGCGTCGAGGCGCTCGAGACTGACGGCCAGGTGCGCTCCGCGCTTGGTGGCAGCCACCGCGTGCACCTCGTCGATGATGACGGTGTGCACGCCGCGCAGGGTCTCGGACGCCTGGCTGGTGAGCATCAGATAGAGCGACTCGGGTGTGGTGATGAGGATGTCGGGCGGATCGCTCACGAGCTTGCGTCGGTCCGAGGACGTGGTGTCTCCGGAGCGCACACCGACGCGCACGTCGGGCGCGGCGAGGCCCAGGCGCCGGGCGGACTGCCCGATGCCCACGAGGGGCGAGCGGAGGTTGCGCTCCACGTCGACGCCGAGTGCCTTCAACGGGGAGATGTAGAGGATGCGGGTGCGCGGCTCATCCTTCGCGGGGGTCGGCGACGCCGTCCGCTCGCGGAACACGCTGTCGATCGCCCAGAGGAAGGCCGACAGTGTCTTTCCGGAGCCCGTGGGGGCGACCACGAGCGCGTGGCGTCGTTGCGAGATCGCGTGCCAGGCCCCTGCCTGTGCATCGGTCGGAGCAGCGAAGGCGCCCCGGAACCAGTCCTGCGTGGCAGGCGAGAACTGGTCGAGCACATCACTCACCCGATCATTGTGGCCGCAGCCGCCGACACCCGGGCAGGGATTGCGCTCAGAGCGCAGGCCTAGACGCCGACGACGCCGAGGTCAACGGGGGTGTGAGGTCGTAGTGCTGCGCCTACCGTGGCGGACATGGACACGAAACACGAGAACGATCGCCCGGCGCGCTCCTCGGCGTGGCGCATCGTGGCCTTCGCTGCCCTCATGGTGGTCCTGGCCGGCATCATCGGCGGCTTCACCGCCGCCATCACCCAGAGCCTGGTCGCCGCGATCATCGCCGGCGCCGTCGTCGTCGTGCTCGGCGCGCTGTGGGTGCCTCGCGTCCTGCGCGATACTCCGCCGCCGGAGCACCGTCCCGGCGAGCGTCCGGGTTATGAACAGTTCGGGCCGCTCGGCCAGCCGAACACGGTGGGTCTGGGTAACGTGGGGGGCTCTTCATCGACGGGAGCGAACGGATGACGAACGACACATCGCCGTACGACGAGCAGCAGCCCCTCCGGCGCCCATCGATCGGCGCCATCCTGGGGGTCGTGCTCGGGATGTTGGCACTCGCCGCCGTGCTCGCCGTGGTCCTGGGCATCGTCACGCAGAGCCTCGCGGTGATCCTGGCCGTGGTGGTGGTGATCGGCGCGATCACTGCGGTGTGGGTGTGGCGCATGATGCGCGGCGTCGGCTCGTCGGTGCGTCCGATCCAGGACCATCGTGCAACCGCGGACCACGGGCCCTATGGACAGCCGGGTGCGCCCGGCATCGGAGGAGCGGGGCGCGACGGCGGGCGCTGATCAGAAGTCGCCCTCGCCGGATGACTGCGTCTGCCGTACCCGCACACGTCGGGGATGGGCCGAGGTCCCTTCGATCCGCCACGTGATCGGCGTGGACTTCGCCGGGTCGGCCGCTGCCGTGACCGTGGGGACGTCGGGCGCGGTCAGCGCCTCACGGACGATCCGGCGGGGGTCGTATCGGCGGGGATCCAGCTCGCGCCAGTCCTCTTGACGCAATCCCGTTTCCGCGATCACCCGATCGCGGCCCGCCTCGATCGCGCCGCGCGTCCTGCGGAGGAACTGAGCCAGAGTTCGAGCAGCCTCGGGCAGGCGATGCGGGCCGAAGACGAGCGTCGCGAGCAGGATGACGAGGAACAGCTTCTCAACCGTGAGTCCGAACACGGGCTTCTCCTCTCGAGGTCGGGGTCTGCATCTTCCGCCGCGCGTCGAGGCGGTCATGTACGGCTGCGACCGCCCATGCGCCGGCGAAGAGCACGACGAGGGGGATGGCCACCACGAACATCGACAGGATGTCCGCGGCAGGGGTGGCGATCGCGCTGAAGAGAACGATGGCCACGACCACCCACCTCCAGCTCCGTGCGATGGTGCGTGCGGGGAGGATGCCGAGTGCGTTGAGCAGAACCAGCAGAACCGGCGCGACGAAGGCGATCCCGCAGACCACCACGATCTTGAGGACGAAGTCGACGTACGTCGACGCGTCGAGGACGGTGGAGTCCTCCGCAGCGGCGAAGGAGCTCAACAGCTCCACCATGTGCGGGAACAGTGCGAGACCGAAGGCCGCGCCGACGAGGAAGAGCGGTAGCGCGGCGGCGAAGAAGCCGAACAGGTAGCGCTTCTCCCGACGGGTGAGGCCGGGGGTCACGAATCCGAAGATCTCGGCGATCCACACCGGGCTCGACAGGGCGAGACCGGCGATGAGGGCGACGCGCAGCCGCAGATCGAAAGCCCCGGTGATGCTCGTGTAGTTCAGGCTCGCGTCCCGTGTCGCCGCGATCTGCTCGATCGGCACGCGCACGATATCCAGCAGGTTGCCGGAGAGGGCGAACCCGACGATCACGCCGAGCACGATGGCCACCGTCGCCCGCGTCGCCCGCTGTCGCAGCTCGCGCACGTGCGTGCGAAGCGGCATGCCGGCCGGCGGTGCGACGGTCGCGCTCATGAGCTCGAACCGGTGCGGAGACGGTCGTCGGTCTGGTGCTGCGCGGGGGCGAGGTCGACGCGCTCGGGCGCAGCCGGCGCCGCGACGGGGGGCTCCGTCGATTCGGACCGGAGGATGCGGACGGACTGGCCCACACTGCGCGCGAGCGCCGGCAGCTTGGCGGCGCCGAAGATGAGCAGGACGATGGCCAGCACGATGAGCGCGTGCCATCCGGTGAGGTTCTGGAACATGACGGATCCTTTCGGTCAGCGGCCGCCGCCGGGCGCGGCGCCGGCGGAGGGAGTGGTGGTGGTGTCGACGCGGACGGTGAGGGTCGCCGTGTGGCCGATGGTGGTGTCTCCGGTGACCGTGGCGAGCTGCAGCACGCCCCCGTCCTCGCCGAAGACGTTGTCGCTGGACAGTGAGACCTGGGAGAGGTTGCGGGCTGAGCCGTCGTAGGCGCTCAGTGCGTAGACATCGGCGAGCGGGGCCGCGGGATAGGCCAGCTGCGAGGTGGCGATTGCGTTCGACGCATCGGTGATGTCGTCGATGCTCGGGTACACCTCGAAGTGGATGTGGGGCCAGCGGCCGGTGTAGCAGCCGGGGACGATCGAGGTGAAGGTCACCTGTCCGTTCGCATCGGCCACTTGCACACCGCGCAGCCACGTCTCGTCCTCGACTCCTTCGGAGTACATCGAGTAGCGGCCATGGGCGTCGCAGTGCCAGGCGTACACGGCGACTCCGGCGAAGGGGGCGTCGCCGTTCGCCATGTCGGTGATGGTGAAGGTGAAGGTCAACGGCACTCCGTCGACGGCCGTCGAGGAGCCGATGCTGGTGCGCAGGTCGCTGCGCACGATGCCGCTCTGCTCGAGCACGTCGGGTCCGTTGGAGCCGTCGCCCGGGTACGGTCCTGCCGTCTCGTCCGGGATCTCTCCGGCCGGTAGCGCGGTCGTCGTCGTTGCGCTGGTGGACGATGCGGACGGCGTCGCGCTGGGCGTCGACGTCGAGCCCGTGGTGCTGGCGGAGCTGACGGGCGCGCAGGCGGCGAGCGCCGCCGTGCCCAATCCCACCCCCACCAGCCCGAGGACTCCGC is drawn from Microbacterium binotii and contains these coding sequences:
- a CDS encoding ATP-dependent helicase, which translates into the protein MSDVLDQFSPATQDWFRGAFAAPTDAQAGAWHAISQRRHALVVAPTGSGKTLSAFLWAIDSVFRERTASPTPAKDEPRTRILYISPLKALGVDVERNLRSPLVGIGQSARRLGLAAPDVRVGVRSGDTTSSDRRKLVSDPPDILITTPESLYLMLTSQASETLRGVHTVIIDEVHAVAATKRGAHLAVSLERLDALLETPAQRIGLSATVRPIDEVARFLGGAAPVDIVAPRATKAFDMTVVVPVDDMLHPPPPPGQQAEAEGEDWFASGGGESTEVTGSLWPHVEEAIVDRILQHRSTIVFSNSRRLAERLTGRLNEIYSERLGLDLPDPAVPAAMMAQAGSTAGAEPVLAKAHHGSVSKEQRAIVEDELKSGVLRCVVATSSLELGIDMGAVDLVIQVEAPPSAASGLQRIGRAGHQVGEVSRAALFPKHRGDVLHTAIVTERMLAGRIESIRVPQNPLDILAQQTVAAAARGAIEVEDWFETVRRSAPFRTLPRSAYEATLDLLAGRYPSDEFAELRPRLVWDRDHGTLTGRPGAQRIAVTSGGTIPDRGLFGVFVAGESQNARVGELDEEMVYESRVNDVFTLGTTSWRIVEITHDRVNVVPAFGQPGKVPFWHGDGLGRPAELGEALGAFSREVSAAEPARARERLTEAGLDAFAQDNLLAYLAEQREATGSVPTDRSLTVERGRDEVGDWRVILHSPYGMQVHAPWALAVNARIRERLGVEGSAVASDDGIIARVPDAEAEPPGAELFVFDPDELEQIVTDEVGGSALFASRFRECAARALLMPRTNPNRRSPLWQQRQRSAQLLEVARRHPTFPIILETLREVLQDVYDLPALTGIARKIADRRIRLVETTTSQPSPFARDLLFGYVGAFMYEGDSPLAERRAAALSVDPALLGELLGKIEMRELLDPDVIAQFEREAQRLDDERRAHGLEGVADLLRLLGPLGVDELALRLTDGEEAARYATELVEGRRAIRVGIAGAERIAAIEDAGRLRDALGAALPVGLPVAFLEPVADPLGDLVARHARTHGPFTADQVAERFGVGVAVARHTLQRLESSGRVTSGFFLPESAARRSDDTEWCDSEVLRRLRMRSLAAIRGSVEPVSPDAFARFLPVWQHVTRPLEGIDGALAVIEQLAGVPIPASAWESLVLPSRVRDYTPSMLDELTATGEVVWAGHGALPGRDGWVSLHPADAASLTLAVPEDEVAADSLDARILEVLAAGGAYFAAQVRELAQAENEQSVVDALWRLAWAGRVTNDTFAPVRGLLSGGSQAHRVARRAPRARMFRGTSMPRPTAPARPASIGGRWSLLPTPESDPTLRHTAAASLLLDRYGVVTRGSVQNEGLPGGFAQAYRVLAQFEQAGHCRRGYLIEKLGAAQFAASATIDRLREFAAVGDPPPRTGVTLAATDPANPYGAALGWPAREGVKHRPGRKAGALVVLVDGDLVLYLERGGKTALSFTDDEDALAAAAASLAQTARAGRLETLTIEQVDGAFVFGTVLGRLLRDAGFVESTRGLTLRRLTAGDAARAERSTRA
- a CDS encoding Sec-independent protein translocase subunit TatA/TatB, translated to MFGLTVEKLFLVILLATLVFGPHRLPEAARTLAQFLRRTRGAIEAGRDRVIAETGLRQEDWRELDPRRYDPRRIVREALTAPDVPTVTAAADPAKSTPITWRIEGTSAHPRRVRVRQTQSSGEGDF
- the tatC gene encoding twin-arginine translocase subunit TatC, with the translated sequence MSATVAPPAGMPLRTHVRELRQRATRATVAIVLGVIVGFALSGNLLDIVRVPIEQIAATRDASLNYTSITGAFDLRLRVALIAGLALSSPVWIAEIFGFVTPGLTRREKRYLFGFFAAALPLFLVGAAFGLALFPHMVELLSSFAAAEDSTVLDASTYVDFVLKIVVVCGIAFVAPVLLVLLNALGILPARTIARSWRWVVVAIVLFSAIATPAADILSMFVVAIPLVVLFAGAWAVAAVHDRLDARRKMQTPTSRGEARVRTHG
- a CDS encoding Sec-independent protein translocase subunit TatA/TatB → MFQNLTGWHALIVLAIVLLIFGAAKLPALARSVGQSVRILRSESTEPPVAAPAAPERVDLAPAQHQTDDRLRTGSSS
- a CDS encoding 3,4-dioxygenase subunit beta codes for the protein MKRIPDAEQTPQGPAYEGRLLDRPDEEVVDQGAPFDVRTLITRRGVLGLVGVGLGTAALAACAPVSSASTTGSTSTPSATPSASSTSATTTTALPAGEIPDETAGPYPGDGSNGPDVLEQSGIVRSDLRTSIGSSTAVDGVPLTFTFTITDMANGDAPFAGVAVYAWHCDAHGRYSMYSEGVEDETWLRGVQVADANGQVTFTSIVPGCYTGRWPHIHFEVYPSIDDITDASNAIATSQLAYPAAPLADVYALSAYDGSARNLSQVSLSSDNVFGEDGGVLQLATVTGDTTIGHTATLTVRVDTTTTPSAGAAPGGGR